CGTGACCCTAAAAGTCTAAGCAGTGCAGCTCATGAATGAATAAACAATGTAAACTGACCTGCAGTGGTACATCAGCTGCACAGAGGGCAGCCACAGTGCGTAGTGTATCATATCAAATCACAGTTAAGATATGAGCAGAATGGAAATTACAGGATGAGTGgccacctctctcctctgtgtggtGTGGTTTATAACTGTACACACAGATGGTTAGTGACATCCGTGGTCTCAAGTTTGATGTAACTAATTAAGCCGTTTTGTAAAGAAACTTATTTTATGCTGATTATCCTCACAGTCAACATACTTTAGTGTGTGACAACATAAACTTATGGAAGTTGGGAGTGTATTGTATCTACTGTAATTTTGTGCCGTTGCCCCTCTTCGAGAAACAAGGTTAATGAGAGTTAAGTGCACATTTTGAATGTTTGAGgtatattttgaaattttgGTAACTTTAGTTTATATTGTAAATGTGAATGACAGTAATATTTGGTCACCtgcaaaataaagttaaattctATCCCAGAACATAAATGTAAACTTACACAACAATGCGTCGATTCAGGAACCAGTATTTACGCTGGTGTCGGTCATAGCCGACTGGCAGTTGACGGATAAATGGCTTGCTCTTCTGAGCCTCTGGGATGCAGTCCGCAACACCAGAAACCTTGTGTGCTACACAGACTTCGCACTGCCACTCGTCCTCTGGTACTTCCTGCAGCGGTGGTTTCACACACTCCAGATGGTAAACGGCCGAGCATGTCTCGCAGCACAGCAGGTCCCCAAGACGATGGCACACTCTGCAGTGGTCATCATAGGCAACCACTCCTTCTGACATGAGTTCCTCCCGGGCAATATTGGTTGCAAGGAACTGGTCCACCAAAAACTGTAGAACTTTAATTTTGCTCTCCAATGGCTCATATGGGTAATCCTCGCTCTCTTGGGGAGGCAGAATGTGCCGGTACTCCGGGTCACTCTCACAGTACGCCCGCACCACCTCTGGCCAGGTCATACCATCCACAAAATACAAAGTGGAGTTAACAGAGTCCTTCACGTCAGCAGGACCAAATGTGGTGTTGGAAGTGTCCTCTTCTCTGAGAATAGCTTTGAGCAGGGAGATGTGGGTCTCTGCCAGCAGCGTGCACTGCTCCTGGCTGGCCAGCGCTGCACTGAAATCCTCAAAGCGGAACGGAGAGAGACGCAGCACTGAGCCAAAGTTTCGGAGGACCTCGTAGACAGCAGACACATTGAGGAGCTGCGAGGTGAGGACCAGGAGGTCCTCAGACGACTTGGGAAGATCCAAGGGAGGAATGTCCTTTGCTTCAAGGATGGGAGAGCTCGGTGGCAGTAACCGACTCCTTTTCGGGCCTGTGAAAATTGACAGAAAAAATGAGTCAGGAGAGGAGTTACAGATGGGATGCAcataaataaaggaaaacaatgaaaaggAGATGTGTCTATACACCACTTCAAGCAGCGTGCAGCCTGTCTACTCACAACTAACAATAACAGTAGAGTTTGTAAGCAGTAAATGTAAGCATTTGAAATACCGATatttgaagagaaaacaaatgcgACTGGACAATAAAATGAGCACTGCTGCTTTTGATCTCCACAAAATAGCAACTATGAGCATTTTCATGAGATGTACAGTTTACCAAACGGGAGTGTGCTATACCTAATGTTTACCATAAACCAATGAACTCCAGTGCATGAACCTACTAAATCCCTGATGTCTCACTGAACTGTTCTCTCTGATGTTGCAGAAATGCAGGCTCTGGACCCTGGGGTCACTGAGAACAATCTTTCAGCTTACCTGGTGGTACTCGGGGCTCCCCCAAGAGGTAccacaaagtgtgtgtgcagctaAAAGTTCCAAATCCTAGTCTTATAAAATAAACGATACAAAAACAATATGCAAGCTAAATTGGAAGCTCTGTGTGAGGAGATCAGACAAACTAATCCTATAAAGTTACAGCACCACATCCATATTGTATCTGTGCTGTACACACTGCAGTTAAAGCTGGTAAATTGGAGTTTTTTTGGTGGTGATGCACGAACAGAGTCCAGTGATATCACTACAACAGCAGAAAATGGATTAACCTGCAACAGTGCGCCATGCATGGGTCTAACAGGGGGAAGCAATGGTATGTGCCTGTGCCCATGACAGTGAGAGGACCGTAATGTCAGCCTGTCAGCATTGATTTTATGAAAGaccccacacacgcacactcacaatACTGCCATGTTGATGCAAGGCCATTGAAAGTTGACAATTGTGTAATCCCTGAACCAGATCAACTACAGGGGGAGTTGTGATGTGTTATAGGTCAAACGGTTCAAGAGATACAATTTGCAGTTATAGGTTTTTTCCTTTGAACTATTtgtttcaaagaaaaaaaacatgattctaATCCTGTTTAAAATGACTGATTCCAGTTGATAGTCCCATCCCTTACTGAGTGTTATTTTACACTGGACACTGATTTTCATTGCAGACACAGCTTCATTAACAGGACTGGTCATAACTGGGAACGTGATGGATCTAACTTGGCCACCTGATAGACGTAAGAGTGGTTACTATGGCAACAGTGCACCACATAATGTTGTAATGAGATGCTTTCAAAAAAGTGGGGAAAAGGTCAAAACAAAGGCCTGTCAAACTCATTTAGCAGCGTTATGTAAGTGGAGTCACTTCTGGAATCAAAATGGGAAAAAGATGAGCCTAAATATATAGATCTTGATTGAATTGGGGACACTGGGATTAAGTGCTGCAGTTGTGAGGAAACCCCCTACGAGCTGTCAAAGTGACACCAGCTGGGAGACGATGtttacaaactgtgtgtgtttgatggagCGGAGTTTACAGAGTCCACAACAGACTCCTTTGGTTTTGACACAAGTAGTAGAAACACTGAATGAATGGAATgaatgaaaagcagcagcacGTCTTCCTCAGAAAACGTCAAATACACCGCGTGTGAAAAAGGGTTAAAAAGGGGAAATCCGGTGAAAAAAAAAGGCGTAAATTCGTGTTTATAAAGTGTGATCGAAATGTGCTGATCCGACAGAAAGGAGTGAGACGAGCGCGGGGTCGCAGCGTGGATCCGCTCGGCAGCGGCCGCGGAGCACACGGTAAACAAAGGCCTGTTTCTGAGTGCAAGCTCCATTTTGAACAATGCGCCTTGCTTTCTGTACCGagctcaaaataaaatgcacacCGCGAGTGGTGCAAGCGTGCCCTCGCACCGGGACGTACCTGGGGTGCTGCCCAGCGTGCTGAGGCTCCGGAAGCTGCTCTCCGTGCAGTAGCTcgcatcatcatcctcctcctcgcaCGGCGGCTCCTCCAGGTAGTCCGAGTCGTTTCCCagggcctcctcttcctcgggaTCCGACGGGTTGTCGTTCAgcagctcgtcctcctcctccgacctGTAGCTGATGTTATCGTCCTCCTCGTCGCTGTTGTCGTCGTACACCACCTTGTTCAGAGGCCGCCGCACGCCGCCCCTGACGCCGCGGACGCCCCGGGAGCCCCGGCCTCTCCCTCGGCTTCCTCGGCTCTGcgacgccgccgccgccggcgGGATGGAGGCTCCAACTTTCCTGCGGCCCCGGGACGAATGAAAGTTGTCTCGGCCGGAGGTTTCCGTGTCCCCTTCCGCGGAGCCGGGGCCGCAGAAGCCGCCGCTTGCCACCCGGCCCCGACCTCTGCTTCTCCCCCGCCCGCGCATCCCTCTGCTCCTGCCGCCCCGGGAGCCGCGGACCGGCCCGGGCGAGCCCTCCCGCACCGCGGCCGCTTGTTTGGGCGGCCTTCCTCGTCTCCCCCTCATCGCGGGAGAGAGTCGCTCCTGTTCCGCTTCAATCTCGGTGCTCGAACGAGCCGCGTACACCGGAGAAAATCGGGAGAGCAGCGAGCCAGTGGGTCCGGCGCAGGTTCCCGCTGCGTGCCCGCCAGGCCCCGGTCTCACGTCCAGGGTGGAAAGCTCAAAGCGAACGGCCGGTGTCCCGCTCGGGGTCGCCTGCAGACGCCATTTTTCTTCTCGGCTCTCCGTTCGTTGAAAACACAGCAGGCCTCGGTCAAGCGCCACAAGCGTGCAGCGATTTCTCCGGAAGTTCATCGCCTttccttcaaagtaaaagcgaTGCATTTCTTtaacaaaatgtcaaaacaagaataaaacacCGTGTTAAACAGAACGTTAAActaacacaacattcatacacattATGTCTCTTCGCTGTGACAGTTTAATAATCTCGAAACCACCTTTACGTTTTAACCAGATCAACGTAGGAGTGCGCGGCTGCTGGTCATTTTATCTAGCTTTACACTAAAGTGACAGACTTGGTGCGCGCTCACGTGACTCGCCATTCTACAACAAACCGTGCCGTGCAtgttcataatattagttatcCGTGCTAACGCTGGTGTGTTATCCGTGCCAATGCGGTGTGTTATCCGTGCTAACCGGTCACAGGCGGGTCAAGTTCATTACACCGGAACATCGGTAATTTCAGCCCTGTCGCTGCAGTCGTCACAATAAAGCGAGAAGACAACGATAAGCCAATAGATACATTATTGGTATAAGGCTACTTACTGATATGGAGCTGAATTAGTCTTAAAAGTTACATATTTTATCTGGTTTGAAATCTAGTGAATATACAAACTGTGTTATTTCTTTTCCAAATACATTGTACATAACCTTGAATTTACTCCCTAATAATACTACTATAATAAAATCTTCATTTGTGTAGCACTTCTCAAAACAAAGTCACAAATAAGAAAGCAATACGTAACAATGCACAACACTATCATAAAAACATGTAACACATTCATAAATTTCAGTTAGATTTTcattgtaaataataataaatacctCAACTGCTGCATTTTGTGAACTTCTTCCTTACTTGTGACACAACACAGCCAATGTGTAACACTCTTCATAtaacatatttgttttatagATACATTCTGTATTAAGTAAAGAGGAGGTTGGGTTAAATGATTGTGTGATAGTGGAGTTCAAcaataattagggcccgagcacagacatcaaaggtgtctggtgagaccctattgaaattgtaaggattattattattattactattatttacaaattaaaattgaAATTTCTACAATTTCTTGGGCTGTAAAGCAGCACTGaatgggcccgagcacatgaaagattgcatgcgttttgcaaactgcggcaaggataaacgcttcacttgcTGCATCCATCTGGCAATGTCGATTCCTGCATGCTAATTGCTCATAACGGTCAACGCACATCACAATGTggacattttatgtaaattgaatgatagttgtaaaacgaagcttatttcctgttgccagtaggtggtgccatcagtattattacatacactctaatagatctgttcaagtaggggctctgatgtgagcaattttgtggacaattggacaatgttacaacaacttcattttcacactgatcagtaggtggcgctatgatcctgaggaaatattgacacataggcTTGAACTCTGACcttgagacagaagtttggtggtgataggacaatgcacattGGAGTTCTGACAACATCATCTCCTTTTGCTAGGATGAACATTttgccgtacctcaatgtttacacggtttgaggaaatgtcccaattctgagagagagacgtcacctttgatTGACatcaaagattcctttgatctatgaccactgacactgaaactgcaggagtggagttgtttacggctcagcatcaaaggattcatggtgcATGTATGTCCGTgatacagaacatcatgtttcgatggcgtgtaatcaaacattgacgccacgccacggtcacacaatttgacgaaaaatcgatctttgagttagtttatatctccatcttgttgtgatgacactcatctcaatttgaagttgatttgatgtaagccctggtacaagtacctcaaaataaaaatgtggaatatggccactaaatgcaaaatgaagGGATttctgttgcgtttttcattatgccccttgagacttttttgtttgcctggtcatgatacacctgtactgatttttgtgaagatcagtcAATGTGAACGCGTTCCAGGGGCCTCGGGGGACGCCGtggagctattttgccacgcccatttaaaactactccagaatacgtacattttcaccactttctaattttctgcaaattttggtaagaatttacgcatgttaaagccctcaaaaagccagtTCGTTTGCCTggaattttttcttttataataatctgtacaatttcaatagggcctcactgtctcacACTGTTAAGTGCTCGAGCTCTAATGAATAAAGACACTTAAATCTAAGCAAGACCATTCATTATAATAAGTAGAATTGGGTAAAATCAGAGAATGCATTAAGAAAATTAACAAGAAAATCTGACGGTTTTCGATTGGATGAACCATTTAAACCGTTAAGTAGCAATGTTGAGTTCAACAAACACTGGACATATTCTGTTGTAACTATGAGTCCcagttacatttaaattataacATGTGTAACATCACAACTTCTAGATGACTTTATAGCTGTCATTGTTCCTTCATCAGTTTTTTATTACATTGATGAGTATAATGTGGGTTTTCCTTATTCTGTGAAGCACCATGTGACTCTTGTTTCAAAAGGTGCTCtagaaataaagtaaaacttACAAGATTATGTGTTGAGACAAATTAGTTGTTATTCATTCCCTATTTCTTTTGTTAAACTTTTTTTGTTGGTGATGAAATAATTGTATTTCAAAATGTATCAGCTATTGAAATAATTAACCGAAGCACATTTTTTCCATCAACTATTCAACGACTAGATCAGTGTATCCAGATATATTGCCTTCCAAAATCCATCGACATAGGCTTGTTAGCTAACAACTAAGAATCTCCTGCAGTGTTTTTCATATGCGAAAGGCAAACTCTGTAGAAAGTTCAGGCCCAATGGTGCGGACatcctccagagttcatgtcacCAAATGCCCAACTGGTACAGTAAAATGTTTAACAAGGAGTTGAAGCTGTATTAAGTGTTCAGCGCATGATGAAACCAACTCATTGTTTTTTACCACCtaataatagaaataatattaattaactCTATTCACCTTTTGTTGTCACACTATGAGTAAACAGAAATAACAACAGCAACTTCAGTGATTCCAACAGTGATTGGTTGCATTTCAACCTTGATCGtttaataaaagtaaagtcaCACATTGACCGTTTTCTTTGTTTCAACATATGAGGTTCTCCTGTGGAAACCCTGCAGTCCCAGCTGACACACTTACACATATCCAGCTGCGTTAGGACATACAAAATACAACCATTCATTCCGGCAGTTAATTGTTCAATGGCAGTCTCCTTATGAATGAAGATTAAAACCGTCCCCATACTGCTGtattaagttgtttttgtatGTATGAGTGTACCAAACTGAGTGTAAATAAATCATGCAATTGAAGTCATCAGAATAGACACATTTTCATTGGCTTACACAAATTTAAAACAGTTCAGATTGCAAGTCAGTTCAATGTCTTCAGTGAAATTCATGCAACTTGAGTTGTGGTGGTGAGCATCTGCGCCAAAAAGCACTTCTAAAACCAGTCGAGACATGCAAACAACCCTGAAACCCCTTCAGGTGAACAGTCGGGAGGAGACAATCTGCTCAAAGGTTTATTAAAAGTATTCTGTACACATTCTAAAACAGCTCAATGACTTCAATGGAGTATTGTCCAAtgtccctcttttctttcatcttgTTGAGCTCCTGGAGGCTGCTCTCGATCTTTCCAAGCTCAGAAAccagtctcacctgaggacacaagaaagaaaactgtttaaaatgcTTTCCCAAATAACTTCAAACACATCTTCAATAACAGGCACACAGAATGAATGCAAAAAAACCAACATGAAACCAGTTAGAAAGAGGAGAGTGTTACCTGTGACTTCACAAAGTTGTGGAGGTTCCGCAGTAATCCTTTGGCCTCTGGGGTCATCACCAGCACAGTGAAATGAGCGTCCAACACCAAGCAAACCCAGTCCATGATCTTTAATcaaatgcagagaaaaacacaaatgtcattttagttttgtttcttttaaacacAGGAAAATCTTATTGATAACATAAACACAATTTGGCATGATTATTACAATCGTGGCACTTTCGCTCAAATCCTATTTTTCAATATGGTATAGAAATAAATTTGACTAGATCTGAACATCATGATAGCCATTATTTAACACTGCCTGTATTGATGTGTCAAAGATGGACATCCTGATAATAGGGGCAGACATTGATACAGACCTGAGCCAGATTTGGTGATCTCAATCCCATCTGTGGCACTGCATCCTGGGCAAATTTTAGGTAGAGGAACTGCAGATACTGGAGGAAAAGCTGATTGGacgagaaagaaaataaacgcagtaaacacatgttttttagTTACTATATTTGGACTGACTGAAAACACTAGAGCGACCTATTAATCGTGCAACATGCAAAGAGCtacatttattgttattgtcactactttcatttgaataaaaaatatcagAACAATCCACAATCAGACTCCATGAATAAAGACTGAGGACTCAAGAGTTGTAAATTGTACATAAGTTTCATACCTGAACAAGCTAAATAGCATAAACCAAATCTGTTACTTACAACAACATGCTGGGAGGAGAGATCTTTAAGGTGTGGGAGGAGGAAAGTGTCGCTGTACGCCGTCTGCAACACCTCATTTCTTTGCAGCCTGAGTTAAAGTGTCACACTTAAACATTTCTCAGTCGTTTTAAATTGATTACTGTATCTATTAAGTGTCTACatttatttaccaacacaaaaTATGTGCAGCAACAGACACTAACTTCAAGGCTACATTCATACTACTACATGTTTGGTAACAAACGTTTATAACTTAAAATGTCATGTGTTTTGGCTCCGTATCAGTTCTAATACCCCGTCCATAGCAACATGGCATTTCATGTGACCACTCGCGTACAGTGGGCGAGTGTATGCCAGCGTACAGACTAAAGCATACAGGTGCCAGTGTACAAGGGAATTGCTTGAATACACGTTTGTTTCCTACACATGTAAGGAGTTATcattgaaaaacacagaatttaaCTATACAACAGCTGTTTGCAAAGACAACAGTCAGCaacgcttgtaattgattatccatgttgtgaTCTGGTATCTCAGGCTAATGCTGGTTGTTTTATTCCAGAGGGGGTTCATGTTAAACGAAAATACCCAATCAGCCTTGGTGAGTGTCTACGTCATAATTACCAAAAAATCTCTTATTTTGcccgtccagactaaaacaAAGCCCCAGatattttaaactaaaacatgaCCAGCAGCCTTTCAGAACTTCTCAATTTGAACATATCTCAAACTGAGGAGCAGAGTGTATGACAGGTGTATCAGTGGCTGAGTTTTCATACAAAAGTGTAGTAGTATGGACGTAGCCTAAGTTGATGGTGAATAGTTGCCTCATTGGTCAATTGTGTTTGATTGACTGTGCATTGGAAGGATACAGTAGAACAGCCTTGTGTAATCCCACGGGACACATCTGTTCTGTGGGAGTTGAGgtcttctcctttccttctgCGTTGGTGATGATGGCATCACCTCCTCTGTGGGCGTCTGAGTGCTGCTCGTCCAAGGAGGGGGGGCTGAAACCGTTCTGCAAGCCGACCTGGCCACGCTCCTGAGCTATGAGGGTTTCCATGAAGGAGACGCTGTCGGGCTCCAGGCTCCCTTTCTCTGCATCAACGTCTGGCATACTGTAAGACCAAGGTACAACAGCATATTgttaatcacattttattgaaCCAAGTGAGATTATTAAAACAGCTACGACACTTGTTTCACTGTGTGCAGCATATTTCATCAAACTTAAAAAATTAGTCACATGTTTGAAGAATTCAAAAATGTTTGTTACTTTGGTGCCCCCTGTGGTCACCGCAGGACACAGGCATAGACAGGATCGCTTGCTTGTATCTGAGCCTGGTTTTAAAAACTATCCCAGAGGACCTCATCACCTGCACCACATATTGCATGTTCAACATAGTTAATAAGAAATTAGGTTTTAACCTGATAAAGGTCATCAGACAGGCACAGGTGACAGCTTCGGGGATGTCAGGGAAGAACTGCAAGCAGAGTTGACACAGAAAGTAGTCCTTCCTCTCCAGGGCCAACAGCACGAGGTcaggacacacactgcaggaggTCATAAAGGTAAATGGTCCCATTATTGTATAACAGTAGAGAAacacattttgtaaaataaagacTGATGTAAGATGGTAGTTTTGAGAAACATTTGAATCTTCCTGACCTGTGACAGAGGCCCCGAGTGTGCACCAGCTGAGCCAGGGTGCTGGGGGTGTAGAAAGCTGGATCAGCCAGGCTCCTGGACACGAGGACTGATACAAGCCGCCCCACTGAGGGCTGCAAGTCGGACCTGGACAGCAGCCCCTCCACTTCTTTCTGGACATCTTCTACTGGGGCCGTCTACAGTGGGAAATTAAACAATGTCAGCGTTTGTAAATCTTGTTTTGCTGAAGCATGCAAATCAGGACCACAATTTGCATTTTACCTTAATGAGCACCAGAACTTGGTCAGTTGTTAAACAGGGGGTTGAGAGAGTCTTACGGGTTGttctctggagagagagaaaagtcgAGCACATTAGAGTTGCCATTATCAACAAGACCACACATTTCTAAACAGGACAGTTGCCTTGTAGTATTTTGTTCGTTTAAGAAAGTGACAAAACTACCGtaaacattttcagaaagaCACATCCCCATTTCAGACAGCATCTACTGTAAAACCATTTCATTTGTAGGTAGCACTTGTTAATATGTCTAATAAATGGAGGTTTTAAATGCACCGTCCGTCTGAGAAACGATAAGCACATTTTCAAGGCAAGAATATGAGGTTGATTAACTAGCATTcatgcaaaaagaaaatctgtccTCACTGTATCAAGTCATTGACGTTATTTTGCCTTGATAACCCATATAAACCAGTTATCTAACTCACCGTCTTCCTGGCCTCCACCATTCTGGAGGGCTGAGCTTTCTCCCCGTGCAGAATGTTGTTCCAAGATGGTACAGAAGCCGGAGCTTTGGAATCTGTGGTAGTTAGAcatttttgtttggtttaataTGAACTGTAGGACAATACAATATTTTGTTGTATGCATTACATgtattaaatcaaacaaacaagctgTAGAGGTTacaggtttttctttctttttattaaaatcACAGTACCAAAATATTATTTACGC
The sequence above is a segment of the Limanda limanda chromosome 2, fLimLim1.1, whole genome shotgun sequence genome. Coding sequences within it:
- the nol11 gene encoding nucleolar protein 11-like, which gives rise to MAALYEGYTLCGPVPAQTLSNSGVQGIEQERDSDHVVVTDSTRCVTLYKVSDQKPLGSWTVKQGQTLTCSAVFNSQTKEYVAITDYKVIRIWKEEDILLEKAFKATVSSDVWKVHCVDGAEPVVLFQKGAVRLLDSLLSAPQQPIEDVLSQEEAIRWSANIVAETQQIVVFTTEQKGDHFLYLQRLNPNTLQRYRLEREEPGVAPLSFSASYRDKHIRLLYLYPNGHVYQSVVSVRGLATEEGTQALPRSLLLALPVGEGPLEAASALHLDEAHVAVVGVPHPSAGAGKDFLCIWNTNFQTLQAGKEMAGKIYGQLWCYSNKLFIPHGKSLSVIPFVCPTSSLAYALGKLKQAKTEDSKAPASVPSWNNILHGEKAQPSRMVEARKTRTTRKTLSTPCLTTDQVLVLIKTAPVEDVQKEVEGLLSRSDLQPSVGRLVSVLVSRSLADPAFYTPSTLAQLVHTRGLCHSVCPDLVLLALERKDYFLCQLCLQFFPDIPEAVTCACLMTFISMPDVDAEKGSLEPDSVSFMETLIAQERGQVGLQNGFSPPSLDEQHSDAHRGGDAIITNAEGKEKTSTPTEQMCPVGLHKAVLLNEVLQTAYSDTFLLPHLKDLSSQHVVLFLQYLQFLYLKFAQDAVPQMGLRSPNLAQIMDWVCLVLDAHFTVLVMTPEAKGLLRNLHNFVKSQVRLVSELGKIESSLQELNKMKEKRDIGQYSIEVIELF